TTGACGGCGATGTAGTACGCAAGCAATTGCAGCGGAACCGCAACGACGATCGGGCTGAACGGTTCGTAGCACTGCGGGATGTACAGCACATCGGCACTGTGGTGCTTGATGCCTTCATCGCCTTCGGTGGCAACCGTGAGCACGATGCCCGAACGCGCGCGGATTTCCTGCATGTTCGAGACCATCTTGTCGTAGGTGTCGCCTTCGACAGCCACGCAGACCACCGGCAACTCGTTCGTGACCAGCGCGATGGGGCCGTGCTTCATTTCACCGGCGCCGTAGCCTTCGGCGTGGATGTAGCTGATTTCTTTCAGCTTCAATGCGCCTTCCAGCGCGCTCGGGAAGTTGAAGCTGCGGCCAAGGTACAGCGCGCTCTGGGCGTTCATGTACTTCGGATCCTTCGCGCAGCGGATCACGTCTTCCTGGTGGTCCAGCACCCACTGGATCTTGTCGGGGATGGCGCGCAGGTGGGCAATCATCTCTTTGCCCTCAGCCTTCGTCAGCGTGCCGCGCGTCTCGCCCAACCAAATCGTGAACAGCGCAAACGCGGTGATCTGCGATGTGTAGGCTTTCGTGGAGGCAACGCCGATTTCCGGACCGGCCTGCGTGTAGATGACGCCGTGCGATTCGCGCGCGATGCTCGAACCGACCACGTTGACGATGGACACGACCTTCGCGCCGCGGCTCTTCGCAATGCGGATGGCTTCGAGCGTGTCGGCGGTTTCGCCAGACTGCGTTACGGGGATCACGATGGTGTTCTTGGGAATGATCGGATCGCGGTAACGGTATTCCGATGCGATATCGACTTCGACAGGCACCTTCGTGAACTTCTCGATGAGGTACTTGCCCACGAGGCCCGCGTGCCACGCGGTACCGCAGGAGACGATCACGATCTTCGCGCAATCCTTCAACTCCTGCTCCGTGAGCTGCATGTCGGGAAGCTGGACCTTGTCCGAACCTTCCGTGACGCGGCCGCGCAGCGTGTTGCGAATCACGTCGGGCTGCTGGTTGATCTCTTTCAGCATGAAGTGCGGATACCCTTCCTTCTCTGCTGCCGAGTCGTCCCAGTCCACCGTCTTTACTTCCAGATGCTGGGGATTGCCGTCCAGGTCTTCAATCTTGTAACCGTCGCGCTTGATCTCGCAGACCTGACCGTTGTCGATGTACAACACCTTGCGGGTGTACTTCATGATGGCGGGCACGTCCGACGCGATGAAGGCTTCGCCGTCGCCCAGGCCGACGATAAGCGGGCTGCCGTGACGCGCGGCCACGAGCAGATCGGGATTGTCCTTGCTTACGACGCCGATGGCATACGCACCTTCCACGTCTTTGAGCGCGCGCTTCACCGCCGCGAACAGGTCGCCCTTGTAGTACTTGCGGACAAGGTGCGCGATGGTTTCCGTATCGGTCTGGCTGCGGAACTCGACACCTTCCGCCGTCAACTCCGCGCGAAGTTCCTGGTAGTTCTCGATGATGCCGTTATGCACGACGGCGATTTCCATCGGACCGTCGAAGTGCGGGTGCGAGTTGCGCTCGCTGGGTACGCCGTGAGTGGCCCAACGGGTGTGGCCGATTCCAATCGGTCCTTCCAGATGGCTCTCTTCGAGCTTTGCGTCCATGACCTTCAGCTTGCCCACGCTCTTGACGCAGTCCAGCTTGCCGCCGCGGACTACCACCACGCCGGCCGAGTCATAACCGCGGTATTCAAGCCGGTGCAGACCGGACATGATGATTTCCACGGCGTTCTTCTTTCCAATGTACCCCACTATACCGCACATACCGTTCGTCTCCTCTTACGGTTACTCGCGTCCGTTTTTGCCGCCTTATTTCGTTGCCCGGGATGGGTCGTCCGACCTGGCGGCGCCACGCGCGGATACTCTCTTCACTCTTCTATCGTCAATGCCCCACATAGCGGAGCAACATGAACCCGCCAATCAACAGGATCGTGAACGCGATCGTCAACAGATTGAAACGCTTCTCGATGAACGCGTGTATCGGTTCTCCAAACTTGTACAGCAGCGCCGCCACAATATAGAAGCGCGCTGCCCGGCCAATCAGCGACGCCACCACGAACATCGGGAAATTGATGTTGAACACACCCGCCGTGATCGTGATGACCTTGTAGGGGATTGGCGTAAACGCCGCCACGAAGACTACCCAGAAGTCGTACTGTTCGTACAACCCCTGCACCTTGGCAAACTGAGCCTCCGTGAACCCTGGGATGTACGTGAAGAAGAACTGGTCCACCACGCTCCAGAGTCCCATCCCAATGATGTAACCGAAGATACCGCCCAACAATGAGCCCACGGTACAGATCAGCCCGAACTTGAACCAGGACTTCCGATGCCCGAGGCACAATGCGATCAAGAGAACGTCCGGTGGAATCGGGAAAACACTCGACTCTACGAACGCGAGAACGAAAAGGGCATATCCGCCGTAGGGAGTTTCCGCCCAACTAAGGACCCAGTCGTACTGGCGTTTGATCAGCGCCATCATCGGACAGCGTTCCTCATGGCTTGAATCCCCACGTTTCCAACGTCTTCAACATTGCATGATTGGTCATGTCCCGGTGCAAGGGCGTGACGCTCACTTCGCCATTCTCGATGGCGTCAAAGTCCGTGCCCGGCTCCGTGATGTGGCTCGGCTCCGCGCCGCCAATCCAGTAGTACGTCCCGCCGCGCGGGTCCTGACGATGAATGATCTCGTCCTGATACGTGCGCCGTCCCATCTTGGTCACGCGGACACCCTGCAGATCCTCGTACGGCACATCGGGGACGTTTACGTTTAACATGGTATCGGCAGGCAGGTTATGCGACAGAAGAGTCTTGGCGACAGACTGCGCCACTTGCCCCGCCGTCTCCATATGCTGCGGCGAATACGACACATTCGATATCGCAAACGAGCAGATGCCTAGCATCATCCCCTCGAAGGCGCCGGCAACCGTTCCGGAATAGGTGACATCGTCCCCGAGGTTAGCTCCCGTGTTGATTCCGGAGACGACAAGGTCGGGCCGGGTCTTCAGGAGGTCGCGCACGGCCAGCATTACGCAGTCCGTGGGAGTCCCGTCCACCATAAACCATTTATCCTGAAAGGGATAAACGCGCAACGGACGGTGCAACGAAACGCCGTGCCCCACGGCGCTCTGCTGGCGGTCGGGTGCAAACACCGAGACCTCGCCCAGCGGCTCAAGCCACTGGACGAGCGCCGCCAGGCCGGGTGCGCGGATACCGTCGTCGTTTGTTACAAGGATTTGGGGTTTCACAGCGATTCCAAATCGGGGCCGGTGGAGAACTCAGAGAGCATTGGGGAAATCCGTGCGTCGGCACAGACTTCCTCGAAGATATAGCAAATTTCG
This DNA window, taken from Candidatus Hydrogenedentota bacterium, encodes the following:
- the glmS gene encoding glutamine--fructose-6-phosphate transaminase (isomerizing), producing the protein MCGIVGYIGKKNAVEIIMSGLHRLEYRGYDSAGVVVVRGGKLDCVKSVGKLKVMDAKLEESHLEGPIGIGHTRWATHGVPSERNSHPHFDGPMEIAVVHNGIIENYQELRAELTAEGVEFRSQTDTETIAHLVRKYYKGDLFAAVKRALKDVEGAYAIGVVSKDNPDLLVAARHGSPLIVGLGDGEAFIASDVPAIMKYTRKVLYIDNGQVCEIKRDGYKIEDLDGNPQHLEVKTVDWDDSAAEKEGYPHFMLKEINQQPDVIRNTLRGRVTEGSDKVQLPDMQLTEQELKDCAKIVIVSCGTAWHAGLVGKYLIEKFTKVPVEVDIASEYRYRDPIIPKNTIVIPVTQSGETADTLEAIRIAKSRGAKVVSIVNVVGSSIARESHGVIYTQAGPEIGVASTKAYTSQITAFALFTIWLGETRGTLTKAEGKEMIAHLRAIPDKIQWVLDHQEDVIRCAKDPKYMNAQSALYLGRSFNFPSALEGALKLKEISYIHAEGYGAGEMKHGPIALVTNELPVVCVAVEGDTYDKMVSNMQEIRARSGIVLTVATEGDEGIKHHSADVLYIPQCYEPFSPIVVAVPLQLLAYYIAVNRGCDVDQPRNLAKSVTVE
- a CDS encoding DedA family protein, with the translated sequence MALIKRQYDWVLSWAETPYGGYALFVLAFVESSVFPIPPDVLLIALCLGHRKSWFKFGLICTVGSLLGGIFGYIIGMGLWSVVDQFFFTYIPGFTEAQFAKVQGLYEQYDFWVVFVAAFTPIPYKVITITAGVFNINFPMFVVASLIGRAARFYIVAALLYKFGEPIHAFIEKRFNLLTIAFTILLIGGFMLLRYVGH
- the surE gene encoding 5'/3'-nucleotidase SurE; its protein translation is MKPQILVTNDDGIRAPGLAALVQWLEPLGEVSVFAPDRQQSAVGHGVSLHRPLRVYPFQDKWFMVDGTPTDCVMLAVRDLLKTRPDLVVSGINTGANLGDDVTYSGTVAGAFEGMMLGICSFAISNVSYSPQHMETAGQVAQSVAKTLLSHNLPADTMLNVNVPDVPYEDLQGVRVTKMGRRTYQDEIIHRQDPRGGTYYWIGGAEPSHITEPGTDFDAIENGEVSVTPLHRDMTNHAMLKTLETWGFKP